In the Hordeum vulgare subsp. vulgare chromosome 7H, MorexV3_pseudomolecules_assembly, whole genome shotgun sequence genome, one interval contains:
- the LOC123412194 gene encoding L-lactate dehydrogenase B-like has translation MSFMKKEASSLSELGFDVEAGAGFFRQVPSSGRNGEGELMTPLLRCDRLTKVSVIGAGNVGMAIAQTILTQGIADEIALVDAEADRVRGEMLDLQHAAAFLPRVRIVAGTDVLALTRGSDLAIITVPRETAASSRMDQLRGNVALLREVVPAVAEGSPESLLLVVSNPVDVLAYAAWKLSGFPSSRVIGSGTDLDSARLRCLLAEHLGVGAQDVQAYMVGEHGDGALALWSSVRVGGMPVLSYLQKTHSSFDAEALEGIRRAVVGGAREVIGLKGYTSWAIGYSVASLARSLLRDQRRVHPVSVLAKGFVPGDVHEVFLSLPARLGRRGVLGVAAELELTTDEETTLRRSAMTLWGYCQALGL, from the coding sequence ATGAGCTTCATGAAGAAGGAGGCGTCCTCGCTGTCCGAGCTCGGCTTCGACGTCGAAGCCGGCGCCGGCTTCTTCCGCCAGGTTCCGTCGTCCGGCCGCAACGGGGAAGGGGAACTGATGACCCCGCTGCTGCGGTGTGACCGGCTCACCAAGGTCTCCGTCATCGGCGCCGGCAACGTGGGAATGGCCATCGCGCAGACCATCCTCACGCAGGGCATCGCCGACGAGATCGCGCTCGTGGACGCCGAGGCCGACAGGGTCCGCGGCGAGATGCTGGACCTGCAGCACGCCGCGGCGTTCCTCCCGCGCGTCCGCATCGTCGCCGGCACCGACGTGCTCGCGCTCACCAGGGGCTCCGACCTGGCCATCATCACGGTGCCCAGGGAGACGGCGGCGTCGTCGCGGATGGACCAGCTGAGGGGTAACGTGGCGCTGCTGAGGGAGGTCGtgccggcggtggcggaggggtCGCCGGAGTCGCTGCTGTTGGTGGTGTCGAACCCCGTGGACGTGCTGGCGTACGCGGCCTGGAAGCTGTCGGGGTTCCCGTCGAGCCGGGTGATCGGCTCCGGCACGGACCTCGACTCCGCCAGGCTGCGGTGCCTCCTGGCCGAGCACCTCGGCGTGGGCGCGCAGGACGTGCAGGCGTACATGGTCGGCGAGCACGGCGACGGCGCGCTGGCGCTGTGGTCGAGCGTCCGCGTCGGCGGCATGCCGGTGCTTAGTTACCTCCAGAAGACCCACTCCTCGTTCGACGCGGAAGCCCTGGAAGGGATCCGGCGGGCGGTGGTGGGCGGCGCGCGCGAGGTGATCGGGCTCAAGGGGTACACGTCCTGGGCAATCGGCTACTCGGTGGCCAGCCTCGCCCGGTCGCTCCTGCGCGACCAGCGGCGCGTCCACCCGGTGTCTGTGCTCGCCAAAGGGTTCGTCCCCGGCGACGTGCATGAAGTCTTCCTTAGCCTCCCGGCCAGGCTCGGGCGCCGCGGTGTGCTTGGGGTCGCTGCGGAGCTGGAACTCACCACCGACGAAGAGACCACTCTCCGTCGGTCCGCGATGACGCTCTGGGGCTACTGTCAGGCGCTCGGGCTATAA